The following proteins are co-located in the Kineococcus endophyticus genome:
- a CDS encoding GNAT family N-acetyltransferase, with protein MPDDRLLDDLETLLDNPVWAALTGVHAQLAVGAGAGRRYPEDVSPFGGLADQADPAAWADLAAAAGPGATVVLPTLATTPPAGFTVTSALPGVQLVATDAFASRPADDVPGLVELGPDDVDDALDLVERTRPGPFGRRTSVMGRYLGIREDGRLLAMAGERLRLGAATEISAVCTDPSARGRGLATTLVRAVAHGIRERGELPFLHAAAHNTGAIGLYEHLGFRLRRTLDFAAVRTPGA; from the coding sequence GTGCCGGACGACCGCCTGCTGGACGACCTCGAGACCCTGCTGGACAACCCCGTCTGGGCCGCGCTCACGGGCGTGCATGCCCAGCTCGCCGTCGGCGCGGGGGCCGGGCGCCGCTACCCCGAGGACGTCTCCCCCTTCGGCGGCCTGGCCGACCAGGCGGACCCGGCCGCGTGGGCCGACCTCGCCGCGGCCGCCGGCCCGGGGGCCACGGTCGTCCTGCCGACGCTCGCGACCACTCCCCCGGCGGGCTTCACCGTGACGTCCGCGCTGCCCGGGGTGCAGCTCGTCGCGACCGACGCCTTCGCCTCCCGCCCGGCCGACGACGTGCCCGGTCTGGTGGAGCTGGGACCGGACGACGTGGACGACGCCCTCGACCTCGTCGAGCGCACCCGGCCCGGCCCGTTCGGCCGGCGCACGAGCGTGATGGGCCGCTACCTGGGGATCCGCGAGGACGGCCGGCTGCTGGCGATGGCCGGGGAGCGGCTGCGGCTGGGCGCGGCGACGGAGATCAGCGCCGTCTGCACCGACCCCTCGGCGCGCGGCCGGGGCCTGGCGACGACCCTCGTCCGCGCCGTCGCGCACGGGATCCGGGAGCGCGGCGAGCTGCCGTTCCTGCACGCCGCGGCGCACAACACCGGTGCGATCGGGTTGTACGAGCACCTGGGGTTCCGCTTGCGGCGGACGCTCGACTTCGCGGCGGTCCGGACGCCGGGGGCCTGA
- a CDS encoding diguanylate cyclase domain-containing protein: protein MTDARHRPLLAGTAVLLTTLIGLGVAQLALGRGSHPMLLAFGLTETVVSLVAGLLGLWAARRMPAGWVRRARGLFAVGCLLWSFGQGIFMAQDVLGLGLAATTWADLPFSFYYALAVVSALVHLRGRIRAHVGVRTAIDGALLGLSLFTVVWVLWLGGAVRVSDSPPGDLVVPIAYPVVDVVFLTLTLVSLLATGSSRTGVLVVLGGTAFAVADVTYSYALLHGTFETGGVADFSWIVAFACFALVSLLRPERRTGAVAPPSESWARLVPYIALLPAACASAWRLWAAIDRVVLATLLAVVVLVVLRQFLTVEDHRRLLATAEQQRGQLDTLAHVDPLTGLENRRRFGERMAGVVRSALLTGSPVVVAFVDLDRFKAVNDTLGHAAGDDLLRGVADRLRAAVRDGDCVARLGGDEFAVLVTDPAVQPGPLVERLRLALLEPFPLAGSVVTASASTGAVRGEPQRMVGDLPAGLDVDGQVAALVESLLGSADAEMYRVKRGRRVVV, encoded by the coding sequence GTGACGGACGCGCGCCACCGTCCCCTGCTCGCCGGGACCGCCGTGCTGCTGACGACGCTCATCGGCCTCGGCGTCGCGCAGCTCGCCCTGGGCCGGGGCAGCCACCCGATGCTCCTCGCCTTCGGGCTCACCGAGACCGTCGTGTCCCTCGTGGCCGGCCTGCTGGGCCTGTGGGCCGCGCGCCGGATGCCCGCGGGCTGGGTGCGCCGCGCGCGGGGGCTCTTCGCCGTCGGCTGCCTGCTGTGGAGCTTCGGCCAGGGCATCTTCATGGCCCAGGACGTCCTCGGCCTGGGGCTGGCGGCGACGACCTGGGCCGACCTGCCGTTCTCCTTCTACTACGCGCTCGCGGTCGTCTCGGCCCTGGTCCACCTGCGGGGACGCATCCGCGCCCACGTCGGGGTCCGCACCGCGATCGACGGTGCGCTGCTGGGGTTGTCGCTCTTCACCGTCGTCTGGGTCCTGTGGCTGGGAGGCGCCGTCCGGGTCTCCGACAGCCCGCCCGGCGACCTCGTCGTGCCCATCGCCTACCCCGTCGTCGACGTCGTCTTCCTCACGCTGACGCTGGTCTCGCTGCTGGCCACCGGGTCCTCGCGCACCGGGGTGCTCGTCGTGCTGGGCGGGACGGCGTTCGCCGTGGCCGACGTCACCTACTCGTACGCGCTGCTGCACGGCACGTTCGAGACGGGCGGGGTCGCGGACTTCAGCTGGATCGTCGCCTTCGCCTGCTTCGCCCTCGTCTCGCTGCTGCGACCCGAGCGCCGGACCGGCGCCGTCGCGCCGCCCTCGGAGTCGTGGGCGCGGCTCGTGCCGTACATCGCCCTGCTGCCGGCCGCGTGCGCGAGCGCCTGGCGGTTGTGGGCGGCCATCGACCGCGTCGTCCTGGCGACCCTGTTGGCCGTCGTCGTCCTCGTCGTGCTCCGGCAGTTCCTCACGGTGGAGGACCACCGGCGGCTGCTGGCGACGGCCGAGCAGCAGCGCGGGCAGCTCGACACCCTGGCCCACGTCGACCCCCTCACCGGGCTGGAGAACCGCCGCCGGTTCGGGGAGCGGATGGCGGGTGTGGTCCGTTCGGCGCTGCTCACCGGCTCACCCGTCGTCGTCGCCTTCGTCGACCTCGACCGGTTCAAGGCCGTCAACGACACCCTCGGGCACGCCGCCGGCGACGACCTCCTGCGCGGGGTCGCCGACCGGTTGCGCGCCGCCGTGCGCGACGGCGACTGCGTGGCGCGCCTGGGCGGGGACGAGTTCGCCGTCCTCGTCACCGACCCCGCCGTCCAGCCCGGCCCCCTCGTCGAACGGCTCCGGCTGGCGCTCCTGGAACCGTTCCCGCTCGCCGGGTCCGTCGTCACCGCGAGCGCGAGCACCGGCGCCGTCCGCGGGGAACCGCAGCGGATGGTGGGCGACCTGCCGGCCGGACTGGACGTGGACGGGCAGGTGGCCGCGCTCGTGGAGTCCCTGCTCGGGTCGGCCGACGCCGAGATGTACCGGGTCAAGCGGGGCCGCCGCGTCGTGGTCTAG
- a CDS encoding methyl-accepting chemotaxis protein — MSFLRNLRVASKLVIGFGLVTLLLVASTVIGLVRLGQAQDDLQQLSASGVASVRTMGETKAALLQVRSDVQNIAVASPEKRQAQRDKLDADDKLLDDAWTAYLGTQPGSTAAERDAYTTALANYRSVRSQLVDHAMAGDLVNFSTYREATVSPAAAVAMDAIAKLVAAENSAAAHLAEEGAAAYRSSVLVLVLVGAASVAFAVLATVVIARSIVRPLGLSLHVVEGLAEGRLDQRVDYVGRDEMGQLAAALNSSTAKLADVVREVTRNAGDLSTSSQRLTSVAGSLSAGAAESASQSQVVSAATEEISANIGTVAAAGEEMTSAIREIATSTATASQTAATAVAAAQDAEATITRLGASSREIGDVVKLITSIAEQTNLLALNATIEAARAGDAGKGFAVVAGEVKELAQQTARATEEIVAKVNATQADAGAATGVIAQIADVIAQIDGLQATIAAAVEEQSATTSEMVRNVTEVSTGSQEIAANITGIAHAARQTTDSASQTAATADEVSRAANRLNELVAGFRV; from the coding sequence GTGTCGTTCTTGCGGAACCTGCGGGTCGCGTCGAAGTTGGTCATCGGGTTCGGGCTCGTGACGCTGCTCCTCGTGGCGTCGACGGTCATCGGCCTGGTGCGCTTGGGGCAGGCCCAGGACGACCTCCAGCAGCTCAGCGCCTCGGGTGTCGCATCCGTGCGGACCATGGGCGAGACCAAGGCGGCCCTCCTGCAGGTCCGTTCCGACGTGCAGAACATCGCCGTCGCCTCCCCGGAGAAGCGGCAGGCGCAGCGCGACAAGCTGGACGCCGACGACAAGCTGCTCGACGACGCCTGGACGGCGTACCTGGGCACGCAGCCGGGCAGCACGGCCGCCGAGCGGGACGCCTACACGACGGCGCTCGCGAACTACCGGTCCGTGCGCTCGCAGCTGGTCGACCACGCCATGGCCGGTGACCTCGTCAACTTCAGCACCTACCGCGAGGCCACCGTCTCCCCGGCGGCGGCCGTGGCGATGGACGCCATCGCGAAGCTCGTCGCCGCGGAGAACTCGGCCGCCGCTCACCTGGCCGAGGAGGGCGCTGCCGCCTACCGCTCCTCGGTGCTCGTCCTCGTCCTGGTGGGTGCGGCCAGCGTCGCCTTCGCCGTGCTGGCGACCGTCGTCATCGCCCGCTCGATCGTCCGTCCGCTGGGCTTGTCCCTGCACGTCGTCGAGGGTCTGGCCGAGGGCCGCCTCGACCAGCGCGTCGACTACGTCGGCCGGGACGAGATGGGCCAGCTCGCCGCGGCCCTGAACTCCTCCACCGCCAAGCTGGCCGACGTCGTCCGGGAGGTCACCCGGAACGCGGGCGACCTGTCGACGTCGTCCCAGCGCCTCACCTCCGTGGCCGGGAGCCTGTCCGCCGGGGCCGCCGAGTCCGCCTCGCAGTCGCAGGTCGTCTCCGCCGCGACCGAGGAGATCAGCGCGAACATCGGCACCGTCGCCGCGGCCGGCGAGGAGATGACCTCGGCGATCCGCGAGATCGCCACCTCCACCGCGACCGCGTCCCAGACCGCCGCCACCGCCGTGGCCGCCGCCCAGGACGCCGAGGCCACCATCACCCGCCTCGGCGCCTCCAGCCGCGAGATCGGTGACGTCGTCAAGCTCATCACCTCCATCGCCGAGCAGACGAACCTGTTGGCCCTGAACGCGACCATCGAGGCCGCCCGCGCCGGGGACGCCGGCAAGGGGTTCGCCGTCGTCGCCGGTGAGGTCAAGGAACTCGCGCAGCAGACCGCCCGGGCGACGGAGGAGATCGTCGCCAAGGTCAACGCCACGCAGGCCGACGCCGGTGCCGCGACCGGGGTCATCGCGCAGATCGCCGACGTCATCGCCCAGATCGACGGCCTGCAGGCCACCATCGCCGCGGCGGTGGAGGAGCAGTCGGCGACGACGAGCGAGATGGTCCGCAACGTGACGGAGGTCTCGACGGGGTCGCAGGAGATCGCCGCGAACATCACCGGGATCGCCCACGCCGCAAGGCAGACCACCGACAGCGCGTCGCAGACGGCGGCCACGGCCGACGAGGTGTCCCGCGCCGCGAACCGGCTGAACGAGCTCGTGGCGGGTTTCCGCGTCTGA
- a CDS encoding DUF5666 domain-containing protein — MNRRTTAVTVGLVLAAVVALPTAGSAVAARPAGPEPTATSTATATATAPVTGRPSARPTVTRGVRVPQLVVAGTLAAVDTAGNRITVTVHGGRDKLQRGQDVVVALTSATVLRQGGAQVEPADLRVGGHVSVRATRAADGSLTATRVTVESGEDSPTSSPTSSPDVTHR; from the coding sequence ATGAACCGCCGAACCACCGCCGTCACCGTCGGTCTCGTCCTCGCCGCCGTCGTCGCGCTGCCCACCGCGGGCAGCGCGGTCGCCGCCCGACCCGCGGGCCCCGAGCCGACCGCCACCAGCACGGCCACGGCCACGGCGACCGCTCCCGTCACGGGACGGCCGAGCGCGCGCCCCACCGTCACCCGCGGGGTTCGCGTGCCGCAGCTCGTCGTGGCCGGGACCCTCGCGGCCGTCGACACCGCGGGGAACCGCATCACCGTCACGGTCCACGGCGGACGCGACAAGCTCCAGCGCGGTCAGGACGTCGTCGTCGCCCTCACCTCCGCGACCGTGCTGCGGCAGGGCGGGGCCCAGGTCGAGCCCGCCGACCTGCGGGTCGGGGGACACGTGAGCGTGCGGGCCACCCGTGCCGCCGACGGGTCGCTCACGGCCACCCGCGTCACGGTGGAGAGCGGTGAGGACTCGCCCACGAGTTCCCCCACCAGTTCCCCCGACGTGACGCACCGCTGA
- a CDS encoding NAD-dependent epimerase/dehydratase family protein, with translation MSQQHVVVIGATGHIGSYLVPRLVRAGYRVTAVSRGTREPYHADAAWEQVETVVADRDAEAAAGTFGTRIAGLQPDVVVDLVCFTLDQARELVEALRPTGAFLAHCGTIWVHGVADASPLREDDPKEPFGPYGTQKAAVEEFLHAETRSGGLRSTVVHPGHISGPGWPVITPLGNLDPGVWEALATGGELLVPGLGLETMHHVHADDVAQLFELAVARPEVSVGQSFHAVSDRALTVRGFARAAAAWWGREANLRSVTWEEFRAAAGEHAEASWEHLSRSHSASTEKGRELLGYSPGTSLDAVRAAVEAMGLLPRR, from the coding sequence ATGAGCCAGCAGCACGTCGTCGTCATTGGCGCGACAGGTCACATCGGCAGCTACCTCGTGCCGCGCCTCGTGCGCGCCGGGTACCGCGTCACGGCCGTGAGCCGCGGGACGCGCGAGCCGTACCACGCCGACGCCGCGTGGGAGCAGGTCGAGACGGTCGTCGCCGACCGCGACGCCGAGGCCGCCGCGGGGACGTTCGGGACGCGGATCGCAGGGCTGCAGCCGGACGTCGTGGTGGACCTCGTCTGCTTCACCCTCGACCAGGCCCGTGAACTCGTCGAGGCGTTGCGCCCCACGGGCGCGTTCCTCGCGCACTGCGGGACGATCTGGGTCCACGGCGTGGCGGACGCCTCCCCGCTGCGGGAGGACGACCCCAAGGAACCGTTCGGGCCGTACGGGACGCAGAAGGCGGCGGTCGAGGAGTTCCTGCACGCCGAGACGCGGTCCGGTGGACTGCGCAGCACCGTCGTGCACCCCGGTCACATCAGCGGCCCCGGCTGGCCCGTCATCACCCCGCTGGGGAACCTCGACCCCGGCGTCTGGGAGGCGCTGGCGACCGGCGGGGAACTGCTGGTCCCCGGGCTGGGCCTGGAGACGATGCACCACGTGCACGCCGACGACGTCGCGCAGCTGTTCGAGCTGGCGGTCGCCCGTCCGGAGGTTTCGGTCGGACAGAGCTTCCACGCCGTGTCCGACCGCGCCCTCACCGTCCGGGGTTTCGCCCGCGCGGCCGCGGCGTGGTGGGGCCGGGAGGCGAACCTGCGGTCGGTGACGTGGGAGGAGTTCCGCGCCGCCGCCGGCGAGCACGCCGAGGCGAGCTGGGAGCACCTGTCCCGCAGCCACTCCGCGAGCACCGAGAAGGGCCGTGAACTCCTCGGCTACTCCCCCGGCACGTCGCTGGACGCGGTGCGGGCGGCCGTGGAGGCGATGGGACTGCTGCCCCGCCGCTGA
- a CDS encoding aldehyde dehydrogenase (NADP(+)): MDAHQEAAHETAPDDLESVLAAAHAAARPLARSTPAERADALEAVARALEGARAELVALAGEETHLPQARLEGELTRTVFQARLFAAGLRDGSLLPTRIDHADPDWGMGPRPDLRRTVVPIGPVLVFAASNFPFAFSVAGGDSVSALAAGCPVVVKAHPGHPRLSLATARQVTAALAAVGAPEGTFALVEGVEASKTALTDRRIRAAGFTGSVRGGRALFDLAVSRPDPIPFHGELGSVNPVVVTPAAWAERGADVAAAWVGSLTLGAGQFCTNPGVVLVPDAEAFTAAVDLPVPGPMLHPGIVEGFRTATDELASQPGVRSAASGEAGPDGIAAQVFSVPAADVVANPHLLELEAFGPAGLVVGYSSEDDLRAVLDALPGQLTGSVHAAADDPLAVEVAGLLAEHVGRVVWNDWPTGVTVSSAQQHGGPWPATTSPTTTSVGTAAISRWQRPVAFQGFPTAALPDELKD, from the coding sequence ATGGATGCGCACCAGGAAGCAGCACACGAGACCGCCCCCGACGACCTCGAGTCCGTCCTCGCCGCCGCGCACGCCGCGGCCCGGCCCCTCGCCCGCAGCACCCCCGCCGAACGCGCGGACGCGCTCGAGGCGGTCGCCCGGGCCCTCGAGGGGGCGCGCGCCGAGCTCGTGGCCCTGGCCGGTGAGGAGACCCACCTCCCCCAGGCCCGTCTGGAGGGGGAGCTGACGCGGACGGTCTTCCAGGCGCGGCTGTTCGCGGCCGGGCTGCGCGACGGCTCGCTGCTGCCCACCCGCATCGACCACGCCGACCCGGACTGGGGCATGGGCCCCCGCCCGGACCTGCGGCGCACCGTGGTGCCGATCGGGCCGGTCCTGGTCTTCGCGGCCAGCAATTTCCCCTTCGCCTTCAGCGTCGCGGGTGGCGACTCCGTCTCGGCCCTGGCCGCGGGCTGCCCCGTCGTCGTCAAGGCCCACCCCGGCCACCCGCGCCTGTCCCTCGCCACGGCCCGCCAGGTGACGGCCGCGCTGGCCGCCGTCGGCGCGCCCGAGGGGACGTTCGCGCTCGTCGAGGGCGTCGAGGCGTCGAAGACCGCGCTGACCGACCGGCGGATCCGTGCCGCCGGGTTCACCGGCTCGGTCCGCGGGGGCCGCGCCCTGTTCGACCTCGCCGTCTCCCGGCCGGACCCGATCCCCTTCCACGGCGAGCTGGGCAGCGTGAACCCCGTCGTCGTGACCCCGGCCGCGTGGGCCGAGCGCGGCGCCGACGTCGCGGCCGCCTGGGTCGGGTCGCTGACCCTGGGCGCCGGGCAGTTCTGCACCAACCCCGGCGTCGTCCTCGTGCCGGACGCCGAGGCGTTCACGGCCGCCGTCGACCTGCCCGTCCCCGGCCCGATGCTGCACCCCGGGATCGTCGAGGGCTTCCGCACGGCGACGGACGAACTGGCGTCCCAGCCGGGCGTGCGCAGCGCCGCGTCCGGCGAGGCCGGCCCGGACGGGATCGCGGCGCAGGTGTTCTCGGTGCCCGCCGCGGACGTCGTCGCGAACCCGCACCTGCTCGAGCTGGAGGCGTTCGGCCCGGCCGGGCTCGTCGTCGGCTACTCCTCCGAGGACGACCTGCGCGCGGTCCTCGACGCCCTCCCCGGTCAGCTGACGGGTTCCGTCCACGCCGCCGCGGACGACCCGCTGGCCGTGGAGGTCGCGGGGCTGCTGGCCGAGCACGTGGGCCGGGTCGTCTGGAACGACTGGCCGACGGGCGTGACGGTCTCGTCCGCGCAGCAGCACGGCGGGCCGTGGCCGGCCACCACCTCCCCCACGACGACGTCGGTGGGCACGGCCGCGATCTCCCGGTGGCAGCGTCCCGTGGCGTTCCAGGGGTTCCCGACCGCCGCCCTGCCCGACGAGCTGAAGGACTGA
- the sucC gene encoding ADP-forming succinate--CoA ligase subunit beta, which produces MDLFEYQARDLFAAHGVPVLDGRVATTPEEAQAAAEAMGGGTVVVKAQVKTGGRGKAGGVKLAHSPAETAERAGEILGMDIKGHTVHQVMIAQGAKIAEEYYFSVLLDRSNRTYLAMASVEGGMEIEQLAVERPEALARIPVDALTGIDAAKAAEIAQAAGFAPELQDAVADVFVKLWGVFTAEDATLVEVNPLVRTESGDIVALDGKVTLDENADFRHPAHADLVDAAAADPLEAKAKELHLNYVKLDGEVGIIGNGAGLVMSTLDVVAYAGEAHGGTKPANFLDIGGGASAQVMANGLDVILGDPQVKSVFVNVFGGITACDEVAKGIVSALGILGDEATKPLVVRLDGNNVEEGRRILAEAAHPLVTVVDTMDGAADKAAELANTAGKA; this is translated from the coding sequence GTGGACCTCTTCGAGTACCAGGCGCGCGACCTGTTCGCCGCGCACGGCGTACCCGTGCTGGACGGCAGGGTCGCGACCACCCCCGAGGAGGCCCAGGCGGCCGCCGAGGCCATGGGGGGCGGGACCGTCGTCGTCAAGGCGCAGGTCAAGACGGGCGGTCGCGGCAAGGCCGGCGGCGTCAAGCTCGCGCACTCCCCGGCCGAGACCGCCGAGCGCGCCGGCGAGATCCTGGGCATGGACATCAAGGGCCACACCGTCCACCAGGTGATGATCGCCCAGGGCGCGAAGATCGCCGAGGAGTACTACTTCTCCGTCCTGCTCGACCGCTCCAACCGCACCTACCTGGCCATGGCCAGCGTCGAGGGCGGCATGGAGATCGAGCAGCTCGCCGTCGAGCGCCCCGAGGCCCTCGCCCGCATCCCCGTCGACGCCCTCACCGGCATCGACGCCGCCAAGGCCGCCGAGATCGCCCAGGCCGCCGGGTTCGCCCCCGAGCTGCAGGACGCCGTCGCCGACGTCTTCGTCAAGCTCTGGGGGGTGTTCACCGCCGAGGACGCGACCCTCGTCGAGGTGAACCCGCTGGTGCGCACCGAGTCCGGCGACATCGTCGCCCTCGACGGCAAGGTCACGCTCGACGAGAACGCCGACTTCCGGCACCCGGCGCACGCCGACCTCGTCGACGCCGCGGCCGCCGACCCGCTCGAGGCCAAGGCCAAGGAGCTGCACCTCAACTACGTCAAGCTCGACGGCGAGGTCGGCATCATCGGCAACGGCGCGGGCCTGGTCATGTCGACCCTCGACGTCGTTGCGTACGCGGGGGAGGCGCACGGCGGCACGAAGCCGGCGAACTTCCTCGACATCGGCGGCGGCGCGTCCGCGCAGGTCATGGCGAACGGCCTCGACGTCATCCTCGGCGACCCGCAGGTCAAGAGCGTGTTCGTCAACGTCTTCGGCGGCATCACCGCGTGCGACGAGGTCGCCAAGGGCATCGTCTCGGCGCTCGGCATCCTCGGTGACGAGGCGACCAAGCCGCTCGTCGTGCGCCTGGACGGCAACAACGTCGAGGAGGGGCGCCGCATCCTCGCCGAGGCCGCGCACCCGCTCGTGACGGTCGTGGACACCATGGACGGAGCGGCCGACAAGGCCGCCGAGCTCGCCAACACCGCTGGGAAGGCCTGA
- the sucD gene encoding succinate--CoA ligase subunit alpha: MSIFINSDSKVLVQGMTGSEGRKHTQRMLASGTTIVGGVTPGKGGQSVDFTAADGSSVAIPVFSSVGEAREATGADVSVIFVPAKFTKGAVVEAIEAATPLVVVITEGVPVHDTAEFYAMAAASGTTRLVGPNCPGLISPGQSNVGIIPADITQSGRIGLVSKSGTLTYQMMYELRDIGFSSAVGIGGDPVIGTTHIDALQAFQDDPDTDVIVMIGEIGGDAEERAAKFIEANVTKPVVGYVAGFTAPEGKTMGHAGAIVSGSAGTAQAKKDALEAAGVKVGKTPSETAKLAREIFQSL; encoded by the coding sequence ATGTCGATCTTCATCAACTCCGACAGCAAGGTCCTCGTCCAGGGGATGACGGGCTCGGAGGGGCGCAAGCACACCCAGCGCATGCTGGCCTCCGGCACGACGATCGTGGGCGGCGTCACGCCCGGCAAGGGCGGGCAGTCCGTCGACTTCACCGCCGCCGACGGCTCCTCCGTCGCGATCCCGGTCTTCTCCTCCGTGGGCGAGGCCCGCGAGGCGACCGGCGCCGACGTCAGCGTGATCTTCGTCCCGGCGAAGTTCACCAAGGGCGCCGTCGTGGAGGCCATCGAGGCCGCCACCCCGCTCGTCGTCGTGATCACCGAGGGTGTCCCGGTCCACGACACCGCCGAGTTCTACGCGATGGCCGCCGCCTCGGGCACCACGCGCCTCGTCGGCCCGAACTGCCCCGGCCTCATCAGCCCCGGACAGTCCAACGTGGGGATCATCCCGGCCGACATCACGCAGTCCGGCCGCATCGGCCTGGTCTCCAAGTCCGGCACGCTGACCTACCAGATGATGTACGAGCTGCGGGACATCGGGTTCTCCTCCGCCGTCGGCATCGGCGGGGACCCGGTCATCGGGACCACGCACATCGACGCGCTGCAGGCGTTCCAGGACGACCCCGACACCGACGTCATCGTCATGATCGGTGAGATCGGCGGCGACGCCGAGGAGCGCGCCGCGAAGTTCATCGAGGCCAACGTGACCAAGCCGGTCGTCGGCTACGTCGCGGGCTTCACCGCCCCCGAAGGCAAGACGATGGGCCACGCCGGCGCCATCGTCTCCGGCTCCGCGGGCACCGCGCAGGCCAAGAAGGACGCCCTCGAGGCGGCCGGGGTCAAGGTCGGCAAGACGCCGTCGGAGACCGCCAAGCTCGCGCGGGAGATCTTCCAGAGCCTCTGA
- a CDS encoding cell division protein PerM codes for MSTPTDRPAARPAPGRSRRARPAASDLAPLFSAAVRAVLTVLVPLVALCVVGWIASVRSTSSLAAVARVGADLWLLAHGSTVAIVGGSVGIAPLGLTLLAVLSARRAVRMWRRDQVESEREVPFGRALGVFTACYGVLALLIALVSRSGVGAAGLVSSLLGGCLVGGTGALVALWPHRPPVPAFAAAVGRPALTAGLVLLGVGALGTALALVHGRADVLALHQALDPGVLGGALLTLGQALLVPTFAVWATAWTSGTGFAVGTGTSVAPGGTSLEVLPTLPVLGALPAPGPTPGLAWAAVAVPVLVGAGAWWLHARRAPAVAGLLRRCGAALLAGLAAGAGVAVLAAFASGPLGHGRMSQVGPDALLTGAVVAGEVAAGAVLAVLLTRAWRAWRGTRLVVTLPDTVAARRRGEEPPKLLGE; via the coding sequence ATGTCCACGCCCACCGACCGCCCCGCTGCCCGTCCCGCCCCGGGACGGTCCCGCCGGGCGCGCCCCGCCGCCTCCGACCTCGCGCCGCTGTTCTCCGCCGCGGTCCGCGCGGTGCTCACCGTGCTCGTCCCGCTCGTCGCGCTCTGCGTCGTCGGCTGGATCGCCTCGGTCCGCTCGACGTCCTCCCTCGCCGCGGTCGCGCGCGTGGGGGCCGACCTGTGGCTCCTCGCGCACGGCAGCACCGTCGCCATCGTCGGCGGGAGCGTCGGCATCGCGCCCCTGGGCCTGACGCTGCTCGCGGTCCTGTCCGCCCGTCGCGCGGTCCGGATGTGGCGGCGCGACCAGGTCGAGTCCGAGCGCGAGGTCCCCTTCGGTCGCGCCCTCGGCGTCTTCACCGCCTGCTACGGCGTCCTGGCCCTGCTCATCGCCCTCGTCTCGCGCAGCGGCGTCGGCGCGGCCGGGCTGGTGTCCTCGCTGCTCGGGGGCTGCCTCGTCGGCGGGACCGGCGCGCTCGTCGCGCTGTGGCCGCACCGGCCCCCGGTGCCCGCGTTCGCGGCCGCCGTCGGCCGCCCCGCGCTCACCGCCGGCCTGGTCCTCCTGGGCGTCGGTGCCCTCGGGACGGCCCTCGCGCTGGTCCACGGCCGTGCCGACGTCCTGGCCCTGCACCAGGCCCTCGACCCGGGCGTCCTCGGCGGGGCCCTGCTGACCCTGGGACAGGCCCTGCTGGTGCCGACCTTCGCCGTGTGGGCGACGGCCTGGACGAGCGGCACGGGCTTCGCCGTCGGGACCGGGACGTCGGTGGCCCCCGGTGGCACGTCCCTGGAGGTCCTGCCGACGCTGCCCGTGCTGGGAGCGCTGCCCGCCCCCGGCCCGACGCCCGGCCTGGCGTGGGCGGCGGTCGCGGTCCCCGTCCTCGTCGGGGCCGGCGCCTGGTGGCTGCACGCCCGCCGCGCCCCCGCGGTCGCCGGGCTGCTGCGCCGGTGCGGCGCCGCGCTGCTGGCCGGGCTCGCGGCCGGGGCCGGGGTGGCCGTCCTGGCCGCCTTCGCCTCCGGGCCGCTCGGCCACGGCCGCATGAGCCAGGTCGGCCCAGACGCGCTGCTCACCGGAGCCGTCGTGGCCGGCGAGGTCGCGGCCGGGGCCGTCCTCGCCGTCCTGCTGACCCGGGCCTGGCGGGCCTGGCGCGGGACGAGGCTCGTCGTGACGCTGCCCGACACCGTCGCCGCGCGCCGCCGCGGGGAGGAACCCCCGAAGCTGCTGGGGGAGTAG
- a CDS encoding VOC family protein: protein MPLRTRPWPAGVPCWAHLDTPDPEASAAFYAATVGWATAPPGPDGSRVATVEGHAAAGLARSDEPARWTLHVAVDDLDAALARVRDAGGRVVREPWGGEGTRAAVVADPTGAQVGLLQGGGADWVNGPGGLAWEDLRSADPAASTAFYAAVLGWTWTSLFEDYGTVTAPDAPHPVGGIGPLWGSAPGWLVYVGVADVDAAVEAATAAGGSVVTPAHDSEYGRMALLADPHGAVLAVFTPPAGAPQPER, encoded by the coding sequence ATGCCCCTGCGCACCCGTCCCTGGCCCGCCGGTGTGCCGTGCTGGGCGCACCTCGACACCCCCGACCCGGAGGCGTCCGCCGCCTTCTACGCCGCCACCGTGGGCTGGGCGACGGCCCCGCCCGGCCCGGACGGGTCGCGCGTCGCGACGGTCGAGGGGCACGCGGCCGCGGGCCTCGCCCGGTCCGACGAGCCCGCGCGGTGGACGCTGCACGTCGCCGTCGACGACCTCGACGCGGCGCTGGCGCGGGTGCGGGACGCGGGCGGCCGCGTCGTCCGGGAGCCGTGGGGAGGTGAGGGCACCCGCGCCGCAGTCGTCGCCGACCCCACGGGCGCGCAGGTCGGGCTGCTGCAGGGCGGGGGCGCGGACTGGGTGAACGGTCCCGGTGGCCTCGCCTGGGAGGACCTGCGCTCGGCCGACCCGGCGGCGTCGACGGCGTTCTACGCGGCCGTCCTCGGGTGGACGTGGACGTCGCTGTTCGAGGACTACGGCACGGTCACCGCGCCCGACGCCCCGCACCCGGTCGGCGGGATCGGGCCGCTGTGGGGCTCGGCGCCCGGCTGGCTCGTGTACGTGGGCGTCGCCGACGTGGACGCCGCGGTGGAGGCCGCGACCGCCGCGGGCGGGTCCGTCGTAACCCCCGCCCACGACAGCGAGTACGGCCGGATGGCGCTCCTCGCGGACCCGCACGGAGCCGTGCTGGCGGTCTTCACCCCGCCCGCGGGGGCACCGCAGCCGGAACGCTGA